Proteins from a single region of Streptomyces glaucescens:
- a CDS encoding O-acetyl-ADP-ribose deacetylase, which yields MTRLTLTQGDITRESADALVNAANSALLGGGGVDGAIHRRGGPAILEECRRLRASRFGGGLPTGRAVATTAGELNARWVIHTVGPVWSATEDRSGLLASCHRECLRVADELGARTVAFPAISTGVYGWPLDDAARIAVETVRDTPTAVEEIRFVLFDDRAYAAFARRIG from the coding sequence ATGACCAGGCTCACCCTCACCCAGGGCGACATCACCCGCGAGTCCGCCGACGCCCTGGTCAACGCGGCCAACTCCGCCCTGCTCGGCGGCGGAGGCGTCGACGGCGCCATCCACCGCCGCGGCGGCCCCGCGATCCTGGAGGAGTGCCGCAGGCTGCGCGCGTCCCGGTTCGGCGGGGGCCTGCCCACGGGCCGGGCCGTCGCCACCACGGCGGGCGAGCTGAACGCCCGCTGGGTCATCCACACCGTCGGCCCCGTCTGGTCCGCCACGGAGGACCGCTCCGGCCTGCTCGCCTCCTGCCACCGGGAGTGCCTGCGCGTCGCCGATGAACTGGGCGCCCGCACGGTCGCCTTCCCGGCGATCTCCACCGGCGTCTACGGCTGGCCGCTGGACGACGCGGCCCGCATCGCGGTGGAGACCGTACGGGACACCCCGACGGCGGTCGAGGAGATCCGCTTCGTCCTCTTCGACGACCGCGCGTACGCGGCGTTCGCCCGGCGGATCGGCTGA
- a CDS encoding PadR family transcriptional regulator — MALRNAVMAALLEGEASGYDLAKGFDASVANFWTATPQQLYRELDRMEREGLVGTRVVRQERRPDKRLFSLTDAGYAALRAFLAEPIGRPTAIRDALLVKVQCADVGELDAVRAQLAERLEWGRAKLARYRRLRERLLQGRDEAEYLATADRAGPYLTLLRGISFEEENLRWGETALRVLAARASAISDR; from the coding sequence ATGGCTCTGCGCAATGCCGTGATGGCGGCCCTTCTGGAGGGAGAGGCGTCCGGGTACGACCTGGCCAAGGGCTTCGACGCCTCGGTCGCCAACTTCTGGACGGCCACACCCCAGCAGCTCTACCGGGAACTGGACCGCATGGAACGCGAGGGCCTGGTCGGCACCCGCGTGGTACGCCAGGAGCGGCGCCCGGACAAACGGCTGTTCTCGCTGACCGACGCGGGGTACGCGGCACTGCGCGCGTTCCTCGCCGAGCCGATCGGCAGGCCCACCGCGATCCGGGACGCCCTCCTGGTCAAGGTGCAGTGCGCCGACGTGGGCGAGCTGGACGCCGTGCGCGCCCAGCTCGCGGAGCGCCTTGAGTGGGGGCGCGCCAAGCTGGCCCGTTACAGGCGACTGCGGGAACGGCTGCTCCAGGGCCGCGACGAGGCGGAGTACCTGGCCACGGCCGACCGTGCGGGCCCCTATCTGACGCTGTTGCGCGGCATCTCCTTCGAGGAGGAGAACCTCCGCTGGGGGGAGACGGCGCTGCGGGTGCTCGCCGCACGGGCGTCCGCCATAAGCGACCGATAG
- a CDS encoding LysR family transcriptional regulator: protein MRHKDPDGSPGPGGETPPGAHPGADLNLLRTFLAVYRSGSFTAAAGLLGVSQPTVTTQIRALERQSGRELFERLPRGVAPTAVAHDLAARVAAPLDALAAATGQDTGAEERAAPVHLAGPAELMCLRVLPALAPLTAGGLRLRVTPGLTEGLLEELRAGRHDLVIATYRPRGRALTALPLTDEEFVLVAAPVWADRLTGRVAAEGPDALRDVPLVSYAEDLPIARRYWRHVFGARLSRPAAVTVPDLRGVLAAVVAGAGFTVLPRYLCQDELSSGALVPLLEPEDPPINTGYLVQRPGRPGNPDVIRVRDLLLEAGRAW from the coding sequence GTGAGGCATAAGGACCCCGATGGCTCCCCCGGCCCGGGCGGTGAGACCCCGCCCGGTGCGCACCCGGGAGCGGACCTGAACCTGCTGCGCACGTTCCTGGCGGTGTACCGCTCGGGCTCGTTCACCGCCGCGGCCGGGCTGCTCGGCGTGTCGCAGCCGACCGTGACGACGCAGATCCGGGCGCTGGAACGGCAGTCCGGGCGGGAGCTGTTCGAGCGGCTGCCGCGGGGCGTCGCGCCGACCGCCGTCGCCCACGACCTCGCCGCCCGGGTGGCGGCGCCGCTGGACGCGCTCGCCGCCGCCACCGGGCAGGACACGGGCGCGGAGGAGCGGGCCGCGCCCGTGCACCTGGCCGGTCCCGCCGAGCTGATGTGCCTCCGGGTGCTGCCGGCCCTCGCCCCGCTGACCGCCGGGGGGCTGCGGCTGAGGGTGACGCCCGGCCTGACCGAGGGGCTGCTGGAGGAACTGCGCGCCGGACGCCACGACCTGGTGATCGCCACCTACCGGCCGCGCGGGCGGGCGCTCACCGCGCTGCCGCTGACGGACGAGGAGTTCGTCCTGGTCGCCGCGCCCGTCTGGGCGGACCGGCTGACGGGCCGGGTGGCCGCCGAGGGGCCCGACGCGCTGCGCGACGTCCCGCTCGTCAGCTACGCGGAGGACCTGCCGATCGCCCGCCGCTACTGGCGGCACGTCTTCGGCGCCCGGCTGTCCCGGCCGGCCGCCGTGACCGTCCCCGACCTGCGCGGAGTGCTCGCCGCGGTGGTCGCGGGGGCCGGTTTCACCGTGCTGCCGCGCTATCTGTGCCAGGACGAGCTGTCGTCCGGCGCGCTGGTGCCGCTGCTGGAGCCGGAGGACCCGCCCATCAACACCGGGTACCTCGTCCAGCGCCCCGGCCGCCCCGGCAACCCGGACGTGATCCGGGTCCGTGATCTGCTGCTGGAGGCGGGCCGCGCCTGGTGA
- a CDS encoding glycoside hydrolase family 2 TIM barrel-domain containing protein, with product MPHAPHAHRPEPPAGHPFVSRRRLLEGGAAFLGALALSGSPGAAHAAGRPVTGPLAAAPDGRPEWNGSIGVFRLGTEPPHTTLMPYGDLAQALAGDRTRSPYRLSLDGTWKFAHAERPDDRDPDFHRTDLDDRDWDTLPVPSAWQLHGYDRPVYVNITYPWWGPNGRGEDARPPAAPTRYNPVGQYRRTFTVPRDWSGRRTFLHFEGVKSAHYVWINGKPAGYSEDSYTPAEYDITRLLVPGTNQIAVEVYRYSDGDWLEDQDMIRLSGIFRSVYLYSTPAVHLRDFKLDTPLGDDYRTAELKVTAQVRAYGEPGEGRGDDGGRDAADGRRYTVDVMLYDAGGRPVWRRPLRRPVDVPPGGEATVEAARAVPGPRLWSAEHPYLYTAVLQLRDPAGKVTETLSHRVGLREFALKDGLLRINGRPVSFRGTNRHEMHPVRGSALTRADMVRDIEVIKRLNINSVRTSHYPNNPLWLELADEYGLYLVDETNLETHGIRDEYPGDHPEWTEACVARARNMVHRDKNHASVVIWSLGNEAGGGRTFNAMYDWIKGYDPSRVIQYEGDDRPGISDIRSEMYDTPQTVESRARDTRDTRPYVMIEYSHGMGNSNGNFKKYWDIVRRHDVLQGGWIWDFADQALKWPTPSRKLLAETGPGGLRGEIVNPSGGFDRAEGVRGATVFPRDERLDLTGSLTLEAWVTPHVTGYHQPIIAKGDTQYALKQTGRTLEFFIHGGGQWVTANWTLPDDWTGREHHIAGVFDADAGTLTLYADGSVRATRTTTRRPGVNTAPLALATDVDNPTREFSGTIRRARVYARALTAAELASQDRGPGDEGVRFWFDAATARLTERRPRARTFHAYGGDWGDNPNDGAFSGDGIVLADRGHTGKAAEVKQIYQAIHATPADGGTLTPGGRITLTNEYLFTGLREFDGRWSLVADGKAVRHGRLTRDQLDVPPLSSKEITVPVRLPEKPAPGTEYFLHLSFTTREATPWAEPGFEVAKQQLPLAADVPAVVPVPLDGVPALRHHDGATAVTVRGEDFSLTVDKRSGTITSYEAAGRRLITSGPVPNYWRAPTDNDRGNGQHTRNQTWRDAGARRTLTGVRVSTLRDRAVRIEVSGTLPTSTTSAYTLTYTVFGNGEIKVDHTLRPGAPGLPYIPEVGTILFLPRRLDRLHYYGRGPEENQWDRNNATDVGLYSGTVSGQWTPYLRPQENGNKTDVRWIALTDDSGAGLLVGGEPLMEVNASHFTPEDLSAGVRHDYQLTPRDAVVLRVNHRQMGVGGDNSWGAHTHDEFKLFADRDHTHSYRLRPLADVADAMAAARRPTATR from the coding sequence ATGCCGCACGCGCCGCACGCCCACCGCCCCGAACCGCCCGCCGGCCACCCGTTCGTCAGCCGCCGCCGGCTGCTGGAGGGGGGCGCCGCCTTCCTCGGCGCGCTCGCCCTGTCCGGGTCGCCCGGCGCCGCGCACGCCGCCGGCCGGCCCGTCACCGGACCGCTCGCCGCCGCGCCGGACGGCCGCCCGGAGTGGAACGGCAGCATCGGCGTCTTCCGGCTGGGCACCGAACCACCGCACACCACCCTGATGCCGTACGGCGACCTCGCCCAGGCCCTGGCCGGCGACCGCACCCGGTCGCCGTACCGGCTGAGCCTCGACGGCACCTGGAAGTTCGCCCACGCCGAGCGCCCCGACGACCGCGATCCCGACTTCCACCGCACCGACCTCGACGACCGCGACTGGGACACCCTGCCCGTCCCCTCTGCCTGGCAGCTGCACGGCTACGACCGCCCGGTCTACGTCAACATCACCTATCCCTGGTGGGGCCCCAACGGCCGCGGCGAGGACGCCCGGCCGCCGGCCGCCCCCACCCGGTACAACCCGGTCGGCCAGTACCGCCGCACCTTCACCGTGCCCCGCGACTGGTCGGGACGGCGGACCTTCCTCCACTTCGAGGGGGTGAAGTCCGCCCACTACGTCTGGATCAACGGCAAGCCGGCGGGCTACAGCGAGGACTCGTACACCCCCGCCGAGTACGACATCACCCGGCTCCTCGTGCCCGGCACCAACCAGATCGCCGTCGAGGTCTACCGCTACTCCGACGGGGACTGGCTGGAGGACCAGGACATGATCCGGCTGAGCGGCATCTTCCGCTCGGTCTACCTGTACTCCACTCCGGCCGTGCACCTGCGGGACTTCAAGCTCGACACCCCGCTGGGCGACGACTACCGGACCGCCGAGCTGAAGGTCACCGCGCAGGTGCGCGCGTACGGGGAGCCCGGCGAGGGCCGCGGTGACGACGGCGGACGCGACGCCGCGGACGGCCGGCGGTACACGGTCGACGTGATGCTGTACGACGCCGGCGGCCGCCCCGTCTGGCGCCGCCCCCTCCGGCGGCCCGTCGACGTGCCGCCCGGCGGCGAGGCCACCGTCGAAGCCGCCCGGGCCGTCCCCGGACCCCGCCTCTGGTCGGCCGAGCACCCCTACCTCTACACCGCCGTCCTCCAGCTGCGCGACCCCGCCGGAAAGGTGACCGAGACCCTCTCCCACCGGGTCGGCCTCAGGGAGTTCGCCCTCAAGGACGGCCTGCTGCGGATCAACGGCAGGCCGGTCTCCTTCCGCGGCACCAACCGCCACGAGATGCACCCCGTCCGCGGCTCGGCGCTCACCCGCGCGGACATGGTCCGGGACATCGAGGTCATCAAGCGCCTGAACATCAACTCCGTCCGCACCTCGCACTATCCCAACAACCCGCTCTGGCTGGAACTGGCCGACGAGTACGGCCTGTACCTCGTCGACGAGACCAACCTGGAGACCCACGGCATCCGCGACGAGTACCCGGGCGACCACCCCGAGTGGACCGAGGCGTGCGTGGCCAGGGCCCGGAACATGGTCCACCGCGACAAGAACCACGCCTCGGTCGTCATCTGGTCGCTCGGCAACGAGGCGGGCGGCGGCAGGACCTTCAACGCCATGTACGACTGGATCAAGGGCTACGATCCCAGCCGCGTCATCCAGTACGAGGGCGACGACCGCCCCGGCATCAGCGACATCCGCTCCGAGATGTACGACACTCCGCAGACCGTCGAGTCCCGCGCCAGGGACACCCGCGACACCCGGCCGTACGTGATGATCGAGTACTCGCACGGCATGGGGAACTCCAACGGCAACTTCAAGAAGTACTGGGACATCGTCCGCCGCCACGACGTGCTCCAGGGCGGCTGGATCTGGGACTTCGCCGACCAGGCCCTGAAGTGGCCCACCCCCTCACGCAAGCTGCTGGCCGAGACCGGGCCGGGCGGGCTGCGCGGCGAGATCGTCAACCCCAGCGGCGGCTTCGACCGGGCCGAGGGCGTCCGGGGGGCCACCGTCTTCCCCCGCGACGAGCGCCTGGACCTGACCGGCTCCCTCACCCTGGAGGCCTGGGTCACCCCGCACGTGACGGGCTACCACCAGCCGATCATCGCCAAGGGCGACACCCAGTACGCGCTCAAGCAGACCGGCAGGACGCTGGAGTTCTTCATCCACGGCGGCGGCCAGTGGGTCACCGCGAACTGGACGCTGCCCGACGACTGGACGGGCCGCGAGCACCACATCGCCGGCGTCTTCGACGCGGACGCCGGCACCCTGACCCTCTACGCCGACGGCTCGGTGCGCGCCACCCGCACCACCACCCGGCGCCCCGGCGTCAACACGGCGCCCCTCGCCCTCGCCACCGACGTCGACAACCCGACCCGCGAGTTCAGCGGCACCATCCGGCGGGCCCGCGTGTACGCCCGTGCCCTGACCGCCGCCGAACTGGCCTCGCAGGACCGCGGCCCCGGCGACGAGGGCGTGCGGTTCTGGTTCGACGCCGCCACCGCCCGGCTCACCGAGCGCCGGCCCCGCGCCAGGACGTTCCACGCCTACGGCGGCGACTGGGGCGACAACCCCAACGACGGCGCCTTCTCGGGCGACGGCATCGTCCTGGCCGACCGCGGCCACACCGGCAAGGCCGCGGAGGTCAAACAGATCTACCAGGCGATCCACGCGACCCCCGCCGACGGCGGCACCCTCACCCCCGGCGGCCGGATCACCCTCACCAACGAGTACCTGTTCACCGGCCTGCGCGAGTTCGACGGCCGCTGGTCCCTCGTCGCCGACGGCAAGGCCGTCCGGCACGGCAGGCTGACCCGCGACCAGCTCGACGTGCCCCCGCTGAGCAGCAAGGAGATCACGGTGCCCGTCCGGCTGCCGGAGAAGCCGGCACCCGGCACCGAGTACTTCCTGCACCTGTCCTTCACCACCCGGGAGGCCACCCCCTGGGCCGAGCCCGGTTTCGAGGTGGCCAAGCAGCAGCTCCCCCTCGCCGCGGATGTCCCGGCCGTCGTCCCCGTACCACTGGACGGCGTCCCCGCACTGCGCCACCACGACGGCGCGACGGCCGTCACGGTGCGCGGCGAGGACTTCTCCCTCACCGTCGACAAGCGCAGCGGCACCATCACCTCGTACGAGGCGGCGGGGCGCCGCCTGATCACCTCCGGTCCGGTGCCGAACTACTGGCGCGCGCCCACCGACAACGACCGCGGCAACGGCCAGCACACCCGCAACCAGACCTGGCGCGACGCCGGGGCCCGGCGCACGCTCACCGGCGTGCGCGTCAGCACGCTGCGCGACCGGGCCGTGCGGATCGAGGTCAGCGGCACACTGCCCACCAGCACCACGTCGGCGTACACCCTCACCTACACCGTCTTCGGCAACGGTGAGATCAAGGTCGACCACACCCTGCGCCCGGGCGCCCCCGGCCTGCCGTACATCCCCGAGGTCGGCACCATCCTCTTCCTCCCGCGCCGCCTGGACCGGCTGCACTACTACGGCCGGGGGCCCGAGGAGAACCAGTGGGACCGCAACAACGCGACCGACGTGGGCCTGTACTCCGGCACGGTCTCCGGTCAGTGGACGCCCTACCTGCGCCCCCAGGAGAACGGCAACAAGACGGACGTCCGCTGGATCGCGCTCACCGACGACAGCGGCGCGGGCCTGCTGGTCGGCGGAGAGCCGCTGATGGAGGTCAACGCCTCGCACTTCACCCCGGAGGACCTGTCCGCCGGGGTGCGCCACGACTACCAGCTCACCCCCCGCGA
- a CDS encoding type 1 glutamine amidotransferase domain-containing protein has product MSKILFVMTGADHWTLNDGTRHPTGFWAEEAVAPYEAFRAAGHEVVVATPGGVVPTVDKASLAAEVNGGQEGADRIAAALASMTELERPVRLEDVDLDEYAAVFYPGGHGPMEDLAVNAASGRLLTDALVSGKPLGVVCHGPAAMLAATREDGSNVFAGYEVAAFTDAEEIQGGLADKAKWLLQSRLTEAGVTVRAGEPWAPNVVVDRNLVTGQNPASSAPLATELLKKLA; this is encoded by the coding sequence ATGTCGAAGATCCTGTTCGTGATGACCGGCGCCGACCACTGGACGCTGAACGACGGCACCCGGCACCCGACCGGCTTCTGGGCCGAGGAGGCCGTCGCCCCGTACGAGGCGTTCCGCGCCGCCGGTCACGAGGTCGTCGTCGCCACGCCCGGCGGCGTCGTGCCCACCGTCGACAAGGCCAGCCTCGCGGCCGAGGTCAACGGGGGCCAGGAGGGCGCCGACCGGATCGCGGCGGCGCTGGCCTCGATGACCGAGCTGGAGCGGCCGGTCCGGCTGGAGGACGTCGACCTGGACGAGTACGCGGCCGTGTTCTACCCCGGCGGCCACGGCCCCATGGAGGACCTGGCGGTGAACGCCGCCTCCGGCCGGCTGCTGACCGACGCGCTGGTCTCCGGCAAGCCGCTGGGCGTGGTCTGCCACGGACCGGCCGCGATGCTGGCCGCGACGCGCGAGGACGGCTCGAACGTGTTCGCCGGGTACGAGGTGGCCGCGTTCACCGACGCCGAGGAGATCCAGGGCGGCCTGGCCGACAAGGCGAAGTGGCTGCTGCAGTCGCGGCTCACCGAGGCCGGTGTGACCGTACGCGCCGGTGAGCCGTGGGCGCCGAACGTGGTCGTCGACCGCAACCTGGTGACCGGCCAGAACCCGGCGTCGTCCGCGCCGCTCGCCACCGAGCTGCTGAAGAAGCTGGCCTGA
- a CDS encoding nuclear transport factor 2 family protein gives MASTGATATAHAFRTAVEERDTRAVEALLAEHVVFTSPVAFRPYEGKAITAAILRGVLRVFEDFRYVREIADPGGRDHALVFTATVNGKRIQGCDFLHVDDEGRIDDFTVMVRPLSAAQALAEAMGAQFDRIAAEAAGA, from the coding sequence ATGGCTTCCACAGGTGCCACGGCGACCGCGCACGCGTTCCGGACGGCCGTCGAGGAACGCGACACGCGGGCGGTGGAGGCACTGCTGGCGGAGCACGTGGTCTTCACCAGCCCCGTGGCGTTCAGGCCGTACGAGGGGAAGGCGATCACCGCGGCGATCCTGCGCGGAGTGCTGAGGGTGTTCGAGGACTTCCGCTACGTCCGGGAGATCGCCGATCCGGGCGGTCGCGACCACGCGCTCGTCTTCACCGCCACGGTGAACGGCAAGCGGATCCAGGGCTGCGACTTCCTGCACGTCGACGACGAGGGGCGGATCGACGACTTCACCGTCATGGTCCGCCCGCTGTCCGCCGCGCAGGCCCTGGCCGAGGCCATGGGCGCGCAGTTCGACCGGATCGCCGCCGAGGCGGCGGGCGCCTGA
- a CDS encoding DUF4142 domain-containing protein — protein MRMSRNTAGSVFVFGALGLTLAALAYPAMLGVENTSTTADRIIANTRYGPLTEADRDFVVKVRAAGLWEYPLGELAMERGTTPEMKEAGAHLIVGHSRLDETCRRIAPELGITLPNQASPQQQQFVATAAAENGRQFDSTAVTIMRVTHGQIFPVVAKIRANTRNSLVRELADQANDTVLDHITVLEKTGLVNHEQVNFQQTSPPKLPADQLTPPPPQPGSPVLVLEPRPDLNINTATPSPTPAPTSR, from the coding sequence ATGCGGATGTCCCGCAACACGGCAGGAAGCGTCTTCGTGTTCGGCGCGCTGGGTCTGACCCTGGCTGCGCTCGCGTACCCCGCCATGCTCGGGGTCGAGAACACGTCCACGACGGCGGACCGCATCATCGCCAACACCCGCTACGGGCCGCTGACCGAGGCGGACCGCGACTTCGTGGTCAAGGTGCGGGCGGCCGGGCTGTGGGAGTACCCGCTGGGCGAGCTGGCGATGGAACGGGGCACGACACCGGAGATGAAGGAGGCCGGCGCGCACCTGATCGTCGGGCACTCCCGCCTGGACGAGACCTGCCGCCGGATCGCCCCGGAGCTGGGCATCACCCTGCCCAACCAGGCCAGCCCCCAGCAGCAGCAGTTCGTGGCGACCGCGGCGGCGGAGAACGGACGGCAGTTCGACTCCACGGCCGTCACCATCATGCGGGTGACGCACGGGCAGATCTTCCCGGTCGTCGCCAAGATCCGCGCCAACACCCGCAACAGCCTGGTGCGGGAACTCGCCGACCAGGCCAACGACACGGTCCTCGACCACATCACCGTGCTGGAGAAGACCGGCCTGGTCAATCACGAGCAGGTGAACTTCCAGCAGACCTCCCCGCCGAAGCTGCCCGCGGACCAGCTCACCCCGCCCCCGCCGCAGCCGGGCTCGCCGGTGCTGGTGCTGGAGCCGCGGCCGGATCTGAACATCAACACGGCGACGCCCTCCCCGACGCCCGCGCCGACCTCCCGGTGA